A genomic region of Papaver somniferum cultivar HN1 chromosome 7, ASM357369v1, whole genome shotgun sequence contains the following coding sequences:
- the LOC113299134 gene encoding mitochondrial inner membrane protein OXA1-like — MACRRSISTRVILFSKRLHPSFGYITHKDDDNKCQPPAIDPSRPTVSNPVQRKNTCMTNIFAGSGAFRRGGSSSFSFVPGIGSSFCSYSTGAIGGGSDKIEYIGDVTEILTETSAELAASQVPVVSEVSIAAADSFFSIAALQHLIDFNHSMTGFDWWASIAFTTLMIRLVTLPLSIHQLKASAKLSLMKPELEALKDEMQNMAMDPKLHAEGQRRMKALFKKHGVSPFTPMKGLLIQGPIMISFFLAINNMVEKVPSFKEGGVLWFTDLTTPDSLYIFPVLTALSFLLTVECNMQEGMEGNPNAGMMKNFSRLIAVVTVPFTMSFPKAIFCYWVTSNTFSLIYGLFIKRPQVRNVLGLPDLPPPSTTSTPQQSISELYKSFIAKQAPPALIAEPEKISDCKPASSSVMSQRIRSLEKKVKGKKKNKKR; from the exons ATGGCTTGCAGGAGGAGTATCTCCACAAGGGTCATCTTGTTCTCGAAGCGGCTGCACCCGTCTTTTGGATACATTACTCATAAGGATGATGATAACAAGTGCCAACCACCTGCAATAGATCCATCTCGACCCACAGTTAGTAATCCCGTGCAACGTAAAAACACCTGTATGACCAATATATTTGCTGGGTCAGGGGCTTTCAGAAGGGGAGGATCTTCTTCTTTCTCGTTTGTTCCTGGAATTGGTTCCTCATTCTGTAGTTATTCTACTGGTGCAATTGGAGGAGGCTCAGATAAAATAGAGTACATTGGTGATGTTACTGAAATTCTAACAGAAACGAGTGCGGAACTTGCAGCATCTCAGGTCCCTGTTGTAAGTGAAGTTAGTATCGCAGCTGCCGATTCGTTCTTCTCTATAGCAGCATTACAACATCTGATTGATTTTAATCATTCTATGACTGGCTTTGATTG GTGGGCATCTATAGCATTTACAACACTTATGATTCGATTGGTCACACTTCCATTATCAATTCATCAGCTGAAAGCCTCTGCGAAACTTTCT TTGATGAAACCAGAGTTGGAAGCATTGAAAGATGAGATGCAGAATATG GCAATGGATCCTAAACTTCATGCTGAAGGTCAGAGACGAATGAAGGCTCTGTTCAAAAA GCATGGCGTTAGTCCATTTACTCCGATGAAGGGTCTTTTAATCCAAGGTCCCATCATGATCAGTTTTTTCCTGGCT ATTAATAACATGGTAGAGAAAGTTCCATCTTTTAAAGAGGGTGGAGTACTTTGGTTTACTGACCTCACAACTCCAGATTCGTTATACATCTTTCCGGTGTTGACAGCACTGTCCTTCTTGCTTACAGTTGAG TGCAATATGCAAGAGGGTATGGAAGGCAATCCTAATGCTGGCATGATGAAGAACTTCTCTAGGCTTATTGCTGTTGTTACAGTTCCCTTTACGATGAGTTTTCCCAAG GCAATATTTTGTTACTGGGTTACCTCCAACACCTTTTCACTTATCTATGGACTAT TTATTAAGCGTCCTCAGGTGAGAAATGTTCTCGGACTTCCTGATCTGCCCCCACCATCCACTACCTCTACCCCGCAGCAATCGATTTCTGAACTCTACAAAAGTTTCATAGCTAAACAGGCACCTCCTGCATTAATCGCGGAGCCAGAAAAAATTTCTGACTGCAAACCAGCATCGTCTTCAGTAATGAGCCAGCGGATTAGAAGTTTAGAAAAAAAAGttaagggaaaaaagaaaaataagaagaggTGA